A window of the Leucothrix mucor DSM 2157 genome harbors these coding sequences:
- the tcdA gene encoding tRNA cyclic N6-threonylcarbamoyladenosine(37) synthase TcdA has translation MTQNADWQRRFGGIARLYGDHGLQQLANSHVCVIGVGGVGSWACEALARSAIGEITLIDLDVVAESNINRQLPAMTSTLGRDKTAVLADRIREINPNCMINIIDDFITEENTATFLGENLDFVIDCIDSSRVKAALINHCKRKKIKVITLGGAGGQIDPSLIKVADLSQTKQDPLLSRTRKLLRMEYDFSTNLKRRFGVLCVYSEEAQRYATDEGSFSYNKPSGTGTNLSCAGGLGSCMTVTASFALLAVSEVLKRLTAKPVSDES, from the coding sequence ATGACACAAAATGCCGATTGGCAACGCCGCTTCGGTGGGATCGCCCGCCTGTATGGCGATCACGGCTTACAACAATTAGCCAATAGCCACGTGTGTGTCATCGGGGTTGGTGGTGTTGGCTCATGGGCTTGCGAGGCATTAGCTCGTAGCGCCATCGGCGAAATTACCCTGATTGATTTGGACGTGGTGGCGGAGTCTAACATTAACCGCCAGCTCCCGGCTATGACCAGCACCTTAGGTAGAGATAAAACCGCCGTTCTGGCCGATCGCATTCGTGAAATTAACCCGAACTGCATGATTAATATCATAGACGACTTCATTACCGAAGAAAATACCGCGACCTTTCTGGGGGAGAATCTGGACTTTGTGATTGACTGCATTGATAGCTCGCGGGTTAAAGCCGCACTGATCAATCACTGCAAACGTAAGAAGATTAAAGTGATTACCTTAGGCGGTGCCGGCGGGCAGATAGACCCCAGCCTAATTAAGGTCGCTGATCTCAGCCAAACCAAGCAAGATCCCCTGCTCTCCAGAACCCGAAAACTGCTTCGTATGGAATATGACTTTAGTACAAATCTGAAACGTCGCTTTGGGGTGTTGTGTGTGTACTCTGAGGAAGCGCAGCGCTATGCAACGGATGAAGGCTCATTTAGTTATAACAAGCCTTCCGGAACCGGTACGAACTTATCATGCGCCGGTGGCTTAGGCTCTTGTATGACGGTGACCGCAAGCTTTGCATTGCTGGCGGTCTCTGAAGTGTTAAAGCGCTTAACAGCTAAACCGGTTAGTGATGAAAGCTAG
- a CDS encoding TRAP transporter substrate-binding protein: MKDPNIPASIERRRFLSVTSTFGLTVATVAVSSGLLMSDEAVAAISKEEKERESAAKYKMNVATAYVLGASRSYPIMQLDFKENIQNLTNREVYVKLSPGGQLGAGGALVQKVQQGTIQAAQHSIANFAPFAPVVDLVNIPYWCGDNQQFTNLVNSEAWRSEVNPKVEAKGFLPLWYVNIDPRVVALRKGMDGPIKTPDQMKGIKFRVPGSKILQQFYSLLGANPTPVAWGETPSAIKQGVADALDPSVEALNVFGFRDILDSVTFIRSVPDAQVYSCNLEWFKGLPDTVQEGILFASSVTAQQNLAKVPAARGYAMAELAEVGVKFYSPTPDELQLWKDAAGHQLPIWDDTKKELAGSMETFNKLFEAANTQGKYYVHDV, encoded by the coding sequence ATGAAAGATCCCAATATCCCTGCATCAATCGAGCGTCGCCGCTTCCTATCGGTCACCAGTACATTTGGCTTAACAGTGGCAACAGTCGCGGTCTCCTCCGGTTTATTAATGTCCGACGAAGCAGTGGCTGCTATCTCCAAGGAGGAAAAAGAAAGAGAGTCTGCTGCTAAGTACAAAATGAATGTGGCAACCGCGTATGTACTGGGTGCTTCCCGCAGCTACCCGATCATGCAGCTGGATTTTAAAGAGAACATTCAAAACCTGACGAATCGTGAAGTGTATGTGAAACTCTCACCGGGTGGACAGTTAGGCGCTGGTGGCGCACTGGTTCAGAAAGTACAACAAGGCACGATTCAAGCCGCTCAACACTCCATTGCTAATTTTGCCCCTTTTGCTCCAGTGGTCGATCTGGTGAATATTCCTTACTGGTGTGGCGACAACCAGCAGTTTACCAATCTGGTTAACTCTGAGGCTTGGAGAAGCGAGGTTAATCCGAAGGTTGAAGCCAAAGGCTTTTTACCACTGTGGTATGTGAATATTGACCCACGGGTCGTGGCGCTGCGCAAAGGCATGGATGGCCCGATCAAAACCCCCGATCAAATGAAAGGCATCAAATTCCGCGTTCCAGGTTCCAAAATTCTCCAACAGTTCTACAGCTTACTCGGCGCTAACCCTACCCCCGTCGCATGGGGTGAAACACCCTCAGCCATTAAGCAAGGCGTTGCCGATGCGCTCGACCCTTCGGTTGAAGCCTTAAACGTATTTGGTTTCCGCGATATTCTGGACTCCGTTACCTTTATTCGTTCCGTGCCCGATGCCCAAGTCTACTCCTGTAATCTGGAGTGGTTTAAAGGCCTGCCAGACACTGTTCAGGAAGGCATCTTGTTTGCCAGCAGCGTGACTGCTCAGCAGAACTTAGCCAAAGTCCCCGCCGCTCGTGGTTACGCCATGGCGGAACTCGCCGAGGTTGGCGTGAAGTTCTATTCACCCACGCCGGATGAATTACAGCTGTGGAAAGATGCAGCGGGTCATCAGCTACCGATCTGGGATGACACCAAAAAAGAGCTGGCCGGTTCCATGGAAACCTTTAACAAGCTTTTCGAGGCGGCTAATACTCAAGGCAAATATTACGTTCACGATGTCTAA
- a CDS encoding TRAP transporter small permease, producing MQQSKLSLWQLLDQDGERWLLLVLYSLIVFTVGIEVFRRFVLSYSSIWGEEVARYAFVYLAWIGASAAVKERAHIRIDVLQNFLPRRGQLTLYIIGDLVTLFVAVLAVYFSFETFQVSLKFGSVTHGLGISQAWFLAAVPIGFSMVIFRLLQSLHRDFGMWNTNEPLYTGKKLFD from the coding sequence ATGCAACAATCTAAATTAAGTCTTTGGCAACTCTTAGATCAGGACGGCGAGCGCTGGCTACTATTAGTACTCTACAGTCTGATTGTATTCACCGTCGGGATCGAAGTGTTCAGGCGCTTTGTCTTGTCTTACTCCTCAATTTGGGGAGAAGAAGTTGCACGTTATGCCTTCGTTTATCTGGCATGGATTGGCGCGTCGGCGGCCGTCAAGGAGCGCGCACATATCCGAATTGATGTGCTGCAAAACTTCCTTCCCCGTCGTGGCCAGTTAACGCTTTATATTATCGGCGATCTGGTCACCCTGTTCGTTGCCGTACTGGCGGTGTACTTTTCCTTTGAGACCTTTCAAGTCTCACTGAAATTTGGCTCAGTGACTCACGGCTTGGGGATTAGTCAGGCTTGGTTCCTGGCCGCCGTACCGATTGGCTTTAGCATGGTGATTTTTCGCTTGCTGCAGTCGCTGCATCGCGACTTTGGCATGTGGAACACCAACGAACCTTTATACACCGGCAAGAAACTCTTCGACTAA
- a CDS encoding amidohydrolase family protein, whose product MIERTLTGPKPKYPLPAGTIDTQMHAYMPGFPAVEGGPAVPSGTPGPAEYRQVMEWLGIDRLVVTQGNAHQLDNSNLLASLEAFGPIARGIAAIDGNATREELQALHDAGVRGTRIMDLPGGAIGMTGLETVDALAAEMGWCVAVQMDGGKLLSHLPRMLTMHSRYIFDHHGKFLQGATPDSPKIDAVKRMLDRGNCWFKFAGCYESSQAGAPDYEDIAAVAREIAAYAPERIVWGTNWPHNMTQTTADYPNDVALLDLVMEWVPDEATRQKLFVDNPADLFDF is encoded by the coding sequence ATGATCGAACGCACACTGACCGGCCCCAAGCCTAAATACCCGCTGCCCGCTGGCACAATTGATACCCAAATGCATGCGTATATGCCGGGCTTTCCAGCAGTAGAGGGTGGCCCTGCCGTGCCATCCGGAACGCCAGGGCCAGCTGAGTATCGTCAGGTGATGGAGTGGTTAGGCATTGATCGCTTAGTGGTCACGCAGGGTAATGCGCATCAGCTGGATAACAGCAATCTGCTGGCCAGCCTTGAAGCCTTTGGACCCATTGCGCGAGGCATTGCTGCTATCGATGGAAATGCGACTCGCGAAGAACTGCAAGCATTGCACGATGCCGGCGTGCGTGGCACACGAATTATGGATTTACCCGGTGGCGCGATTGGTATGACGGGACTGGAAACCGTTGATGCGCTGGCTGCAGAAATGGGGTGGTGCGTTGCGGTACAAATGGATGGTGGCAAACTGCTTAGCCATTTACCACGTATGTTGACCATGCACAGCCGTTATATCTTTGATCATCATGGAAAATTTCTTCAGGGCGCTACGCCAGATTCACCAAAGATCGATGCGGTGAAGCGTATGCTTGATCGTGGGAATTGCTGGTTTAAGTTTGCCGGTTGCTATGAGTCTTCACAGGCTGGAGCGCCGGATTATGAAGATATTGCTGCGGTAGCGCGTGAGATTGCCGCTTATGCGCCGGAGCGTATCGTGTGGGGGACTAACTGGCCGCATAATATGACTCAGACGACTGCAGATTACCCTAATGATGTAGCGCTGCTGGATCTGGTCATGGAGTGGGTGCCGGATGAGGCGACCCGCCAGAAGCTGTTTGTAGATAATCCGGCGGATCTATTTGATTTTTAA
- a CDS encoding LacI family DNA-binding transcriptional regulator yields the protein MQDKKPTLQDVADKVGVSTATISRCLSDPQKVKPAVREQVMLVIKELGYVPHGAARALASRRTRTIGAIVPTVDNAIFAKAILSLQHELTQAGYTLLLANSSYSLEEEWRETQALLSRGVDGLVLVGEQHLPETLEAIRRQEIPYVNLWVYNPQAQYSCIGFDHIKASRQIASHLFDLQHREYGVISGMLKHNDRAALRLAGMREFLKEQAIELPDARVIECRYSVEQGRQAMHQLLTEHSDITAVFCGNDILALGALWGARELGISVPDQLSVTGFDNLDFALALSPQLTTVNAPSRRMGEQAAEYLLKQIENKSAEIEYIELEAELIVRESTSLARG from the coding sequence ATGCAAGATAAAAAGCCAACGTTGCAGGATGTTGCGGATAAAGTCGGGGTTTCTACCGCGACCATTTCCCGCTGCTTAAGTGATCCGCAAAAGGTAAAGCCTGCTGTGCGCGAGCAAGTGATGTTGGTGATTAAAGAGCTGGGCTATGTACCGCATGGTGCGGCCAGAGCGCTGGCTTCACGGCGCACCCGTACCATTGGGGCCATCGTTCCTACAGTGGATAATGCAATTTTTGCCAAGGCGATTTTGTCCCTGCAACATGAGCTGACTCAGGCGGGTTATACCTTGCTGTTGGCTAATAGCAGCTACTCGCTGGAAGAGGAGTGGCGTGAAACTCAAGCCTTGCTCTCCAGAGGCGTGGATGGCTTGGTATTAGTGGGTGAGCAACATCTACCAGAAACCTTGGAAGCCATTCGACGCCAAGAAATCCCTTATGTGAATTTGTGGGTGTATAACCCGCAAGCGCAATACAGCTGCATTGGTTTTGATCATATTAAAGCCAGCCGACAAATTGCCAGTCACTTGTTTGACCTCCAGCATCGGGAATATGGCGTGATCAGCGGGATGCTGAAACACAATGACCGCGCCGCACTTCGACTGGCGGGAATGCGTGAGTTTTTAAAAGAGCAGGCTATTGAACTGCCGGATGCGCGAGTGATTGAATGCCGTTATTCGGTAGAGCAGGGAAGGCAGGCGATGCATCAACTGCTGACGGAGCATTCTGATATTACAGCGGTGTTTTGCGGGAATGATATTTTAGCGCTGGGGGCTTTGTGGGGCGCTCGGGAGTTGGGGATTTCGGTGCCTGATCAGTTATCGGTGACGGGTTTTGATAATCTGGACTTTGCGCTGGCTTTATCGCCGCAACTGACGACCGTGAATGCGCCATCGCGTCGGATGGGCGAGCAGGCCGCGGAATATTTACTGAAGCAGATTGAAAACAAATCAGCTGAGATTGAGTATATTGAATTGGAGGCCGAGTTGATTGTGCGGGAGTCGACTAGCTTGGCGAGAGGTTAA
- a CDS encoding LysR family transcriptional regulator, with protein MNRWTEIKTAYQVARSGTISAAAEALGVHRATVLRHIDLLEKEFGEKLFQRNARGYVPTEAGLDLMRVAQATDEQFSQLLGRTRGRSAELSGEFIVTSLSMVAPALLPALKQFQENHPKITVRYLTSDKLFKLEYGEAHIAVRTGPKPDQPDNVVQPFLTHRIGMFAHKDYVAKYGIPADETEFSKHAFIGLDDQNSKPAFHHWMLKHVPAENVVFRYNDSLVGLQAVLNGVGIAFMLTHQASSYPDLVQVFESKPDWDIEHWLVTHGSLHRSPKVQAFLAILKAGNTAPA; from the coding sequence ATGAACCGATGGACTGAAATCAAAACAGCGTATCAAGTTGCGCGCTCCGGCACCATTAGTGCAGCTGCAGAAGCGCTCGGCGTGCATCGAGCCACCGTACTTCGCCACATCGACTTATTAGAAAAAGAATTTGGTGAAAAGCTATTTCAGCGCAATGCGCGAGGCTATGTACCCACTGAAGCGGGCTTAGATTTGATGCGCGTGGCACAAGCAACTGATGAGCAATTTAGCCAGTTGTTAGGCCGTACCCGTGGCCGCTCGGCAGAGCTTAGTGGTGAGTTTATTGTAACCTCATTGAGTATGGTGGCACCGGCTTTACTGCCTGCGCTAAAACAGTTTCAGGAAAACCATCCCAAGATTACCGTGCGCTATCTAACCAGCGATAAGCTCTTTAAATTAGAATATGGTGAAGCGCATATTGCAGTACGCACTGGCCCGAAGCCCGATCAGCCGGATAATGTGGTTCAGCCATTTCTGACTCATCGCATAGGCATGTTTGCGCATAAGGATTATGTTGCTAAATACGGAATTCCTGCTGATGAAACCGAGTTTTCCAAACATGCCTTTATTGGTTTAGATGACCAGAACAGCAAACCGGCATTTCATCATTGGATGCTAAAACACGTGCCTGCTGAGAATGTGGTGTTTCGGTATAACGACTCGCTAGTTGGATTGCAGGCGGTGCTCAATGGCGTGGGGATTGCGTTTATGCTGACGCATCAGGCTAGCAGCTATCCTGATTTGGTACAGGTGTTTGAGTCGAAGCCGGATTGGGATATTGAGCATTGGTTAGTGACGCATGGGAGTCTGCATCGGAGCCCGAAAGTGCAGGCGTTTTTGGCTATTTTGAAAGCAGGGAATACAGCGCCTGCTTAG
- a CDS encoding NADPH-dependent FMN reductase, with translation MKILAFAASNSRHSINKQLVSHAADVYKTEIDTQADIEILDLNDYEMPIFSVDREEESGVQPLAQQFHDKIGAADAILISYAEHNGSYTAAYKNIFDWTSRINPKVFQGKPMLIMSASPGPGGAASVLKVATDSAPYFTADVRGSFSVGPFSAKFDVDAGKLIDPELAEQLRTALNNLK, from the coding sequence ATGAAAATTTTAGCCTTTGCAGCAAGCAACAGCCGTCATTCCATTAATAAGCAATTAGTTAGCCATGCCGCCGATGTTTACAAAACAGAAATCGACACGCAAGCTGATATTGAAATTCTGGATTTAAATGATTACGAGATGCCGATTTTCAGCGTTGATCGTGAAGAAGAAAGCGGCGTGCAACCACTCGCGCAGCAGTTTCATGACAAGATCGGCGCGGCGGATGCGATTTTAATCTCTTATGCTGAGCACAATGGTTCGTACACGGCTGCGTATAAAAACATTTTCGATTGGACGTCACGCATCAATCCAAAAGTCTTTCAGGGTAAGCCAATGCTGATTATGTCTGCCTCACCTGGCCCAGGTGGTGCTGCCAGTGTACTGAAAGTCGCAACCGATTCGGCACCCTATTTTACCGCAGATGTGCGAGGCAGTTTTTCAGTCGGCCCGTTTTCTGCAAAGTTTGACGTAGACGCAGGCAAATTAATTGATCCGGAACTAGCGGAACAGCTGCGCACTGCACTCAATAACCTGAAATAA
- a CDS encoding AAA family ATPase, which produces MEVKQITLHNIGRFSELTLDLAPLEDLKGNVTVLVGNNGSGKTSILKSLATSLSWLVARIQSERGVGTPIPELVIKNGKSSAAIELEVCNDRGDPFWDVLEDDSVEYPTNPRTNVSWSVTKARKGRKGEFKTDLLGATNLAGYYRSLLTENEDASLPLIAFYSVERVVIEIPLKIRGKHSFRQLDGYDKSLSQGVDFRRFFEWYREREDTENESGLSEDVFEKIRAVLGDNEETWAKLKELKASTKDRQLNAVRSALYNFMPEFSNLRVKRKPRLHMAIDKGDLTLDVAQLSQGEKSLMALVGDIARRLAVMNPALDNPLMGDGVVLIDEVDMHLHPKWQRTLVQQLTTTFPNCQFVLTTHSPLVISDSKNTLTYMIDGDDIKKLPPLYGEDANTVLLEIMDTDVRNAQINIKLNNLLDAIHDADIDTANELLDGLEAELPASNMELAKARLILRKQALRHAKNP; this is translated from the coding sequence ATGGAAGTAAAGCAAATAACGCTGCATAATATCGGGCGCTTTTCCGAGCTAACGCTGGATCTTGCTCCGCTTGAAGACTTAAAGGGCAATGTCACCGTACTGGTTGGTAATAATGGCTCAGGAAAAACGTCGATTCTGAAGTCTTTAGCAACCTCCCTAAGCTGGTTAGTCGCGCGAATCCAAAGTGAGCGTGGCGTCGGTACTCCAATTCCTGAGTTGGTCATTAAAAACGGAAAATCGTCTGCAGCTATTGAACTGGAAGTCTGTAACGATCGTGGTGATCCGTTTTGGGATGTTCTTGAAGATGACTCTGTTGAGTATCCTACCAATCCTCGTACTAACGTAAGTTGGAGCGTAACAAAAGCACGTAAAGGCCGTAAGGGTGAATTTAAAACGGACCTCTTGGGTGCAACCAATCTTGCAGGTTATTACCGTAGTTTACTCACTGAAAATGAAGATGCATCGCTGCCCTTAATCGCATTTTACTCAGTGGAACGGGTAGTTATTGAGATCCCGCTAAAAATTCGAGGCAAACACAGCTTTCGTCAACTCGATGGCTATGATAAATCGTTGAGTCAGGGTGTTGATTTTCGACGTTTCTTTGAATGGTACAGAGAGCGTGAAGATACCGAAAACGAGTCGGGACTTTCGGAAGATGTATTTGAAAAAATTCGGGCAGTACTCGGTGATAATGAAGAAACTTGGGCAAAACTCAAAGAACTAAAAGCGTCAACCAAAGATCGACAACTAAATGCAGTAAGGTCGGCTTTGTACAATTTTATGCCTGAGTTTTCAAACCTTCGTGTTAAACGCAAGCCGCGTCTACACATGGCCATTGATAAGGGAGATCTGACGCTGGATGTCGCACAGTTGTCACAAGGCGAAAAGTCTCTGATGGCCTTAGTTGGTGATATTGCACGACGCTTGGCCGTTATGAATCCCGCCTTAGATAATCCGTTAATGGGGGACGGGGTGGTGCTGATTGATGAAGTGGATATGCATCTGCACCCGAAGTGGCAGCGCACTCTAGTTCAACAATTGACTACAACGTTTCCCAATTGCCAGTTTGTATTGACAACCCACTCGCCATTGGTAATCAGCGACAGCAAAAATACCCTGACGTATATGATTGATGGCGACGACATTAAAAAGCTGCCTCCTTTGTATGGTGAAGATGCTAATACCGTGTTGTTGGAAATTATGGATACCGATGTCCGCAACGCTCAGATCAATATCAAACTGAATAATTTACTCGATGCGATTCATGATGCTGATATTGATACCGCAAATGAACTATTGGACGGGCTGGAGGCTGAATTGCCCGCAAGCAATATGGAGCTAGCAAAAGCTCGGCTAATACTGCGTAAACAGGCGTTACGTCATGCGAAGAATCCTTAA
- a CDS encoding GNAT family N-acetyltransferase: MENQIRVDCIDCVEQFRALHSQWNTLVEQSIHPQPFLLWEWIFTWWEVYQKPDYRLLVLAVYDGDKLLAIAPFYIDNSHWMLRGRLRMLGEGEHRDDEVVSHYPDVISLAESRPVVVSALVEYLLTHEQDWNIGQFRFMLGNSVLSDMQQKLSKAFDHYTVSSSNSYAIQLPDNAEEYVQSLSKSMRKQFRSRLTRMQNAGDIEIRSANDFDDPHEALEILERLHRDRWQDRDSSSIFDSGPFKTFHQTLFNRLLDKGIIDIRVMYHDGEPIAAVHNFNFKQRCYSYQSGFSSQDDKRFSPMVVFDILEIQAMADEGYHQYDYLSADGDQSYKSRFKCESEPVYETLWLKRGWQSITMRSYRRLRALVGRQLRALKAAELPKPVAKLLASFHH; encoded by the coding sequence TTGGAAAATCAGATCCGTGTCGACTGTATCGATTGTGTCGAGCAGTTTCGTGCACTTCATTCGCAGTGGAATACGCTGGTCGAGCAGTCTATCCATCCGCAGCCGTTTCTTCTATGGGAATGGATTTTCACGTGGTGGGAAGTCTACCAAAAGCCTGATTACCGCCTGTTAGTTTTAGCGGTTTACGACGGCGACAAGCTGCTGGCGATTGCGCCATTTTATATCGATAACTCCCATTGGATGTTGCGCGGTCGTCTGCGCATGTTAGGTGAGGGCGAGCATCGCGATGATGAAGTAGTCAGCCATTATCCTGATGTCATCTCGCTAGCCGAATCACGCCCCGTGGTCGTTAGTGCGCTGGTGGAATACTTACTCACCCATGAGCAAGATTGGAATATCGGTCAGTTCCGTTTCATGCTGGGTAACTCTGTCCTGTCCGACATGCAGCAGAAGCTCTCTAAAGCCTTCGATCATTATACCGTGAGCAGTAGCAACTCCTATGCGATCCAATTGCCGGATAATGCGGAGGAGTATGTGCAAAGCCTCAGTAAGTCCATGCGCAAGCAGTTCCGTTCACGGCTAACGCGTATGCAGAATGCCGGTGATATTGAAATTCGCTCCGCCAATGACTTTGATGACCCACATGAAGCGCTGGAGATTTTAGAGCGCCTGCATCGCGACCGCTGGCAGGATAGGGATAGCTCCAGTATTTTCGACTCAGGGCCATTTAAAACCTTCCATCAAACCCTGTTCAATCGATTGCTGGATAAGGGCATTATTGATATCCGAGTGATGTATCACGATGGTGAGCCCATCGCCGCGGTCCATAACTTTAACTTCAAGCAGCGCTGTTATAGCTATCAAAGTGGTTTCAGTAGTCAGGATGACAAGCGATTTTCACCGATGGTGGTGTTCGATATTCTGGAAATTCAGGCAATGGCGGATGAAGGTTATCACCAGTACGATTATTTGAGTGCCGATGGTGATCAGTCTTACAAGTCACGCTTTAAGTGCGAGTCAGAGCCAGTATACGAAACCTTATGGCTTAAGCGCGGTTGGCAATCGATTACTATGCGCAGCTACCGCCGTTTACGCGCTTTGGTAGGGCGGCAGTTGCGAGCCTTAAAAGCCGCAGAGCTGCCAAAGCCGGTTGCCAAATTATTGGCTAGCTTTCATCACTAA
- a CDS encoding TRAP transporter large permease, whose protein sequence is MYDYLNTEVTLEWGWELTGPLLFGVLLLVLGVPVWASLGMISILILHFSGVLPLALLGEALFDGIDAFALIAIPLFILTGDVLVRTGLSRKLLDIAEALTGGVKTGFGTATVLVCGFFACISGSDAAGAAGVGRMTIDRLVEQGYPKPYACALVAAGACTGILIPPSIAYIIIGLILGISASTLFLAAMVPGLMIMACIMFANVALNRIYGYEKSQYGFSLKRIVTTVVDGRYALIVPVVILGGIYSGVFTPTEAAAVAVITTIIIGLFQGTITLADFPPMLASSAKVNGVILPIIAFSLPLAQTLAALEVPQGFVYLITSLTDDPTLIILLMIGILILAGCVMETTPNIVILAPIMLPLAKEIGMHEVHFCIMMITALGVGFITPPLGLNLFVVSGITGTSILSIAKHAIPFVLAMLAIVLMLAFIPALSLWAIT, encoded by the coding sequence ATGTATGACTACCTAAATACAGAAGTTACGCTGGAGTGGGGTTGGGAGCTGACCGGACCTTTATTGTTTGGCGTGCTGTTGCTGGTACTGGGCGTGCCGGTATGGGCTTCACTGGGGATGATCTCCATCCTGATTTTACACTTCAGTGGTGTGTTGCCATTAGCGCTGCTGGGCGAGGCCTTATTTGACGGCATCGATGCTTTTGCTTTGATTGCCATTCCCCTGTTTATTTTAACCGGTGACGTGTTGGTGCGGACCGGCTTATCCCGCAAATTACTCGATATCGCCGAAGCACTCACTGGCGGTGTTAAGACCGGATTTGGAACCGCGACGGTACTGGTCTGTGGTTTCTTTGCCTGTATCTCAGGCTCGGATGCAGCGGGTGCTGCAGGTGTTGGACGGATGACCATCGACCGGCTTGTTGAGCAAGGTTATCCCAAACCTTATGCCTGTGCGCTGGTAGCTGCTGGTGCCTGTACGGGTATCCTGATTCCACCTTCGATTGCTTATATTATTATCGGGCTTATCTTAGGTATTTCAGCATCAACTTTGTTTCTGGCGGCCATGGTGCCGGGATTAATGATTATGGCCTGCATTATGTTTGCCAATGTCGCACTGAATCGTATTTATGGCTATGAAAAATCACAGTACGGCTTCTCGCTAAAGCGCATCGTCACCACCGTAGTTGATGGTCGCTATGCCCTAATCGTACCGGTGGTAATTTTAGGCGGTATTTATAGCGGTGTGTTTACACCGACCGAAGCAGCGGCCGTTGCCGTCATCACCACCATTATCATTGGTCTATTCCAAGGCACGATTACACTGGCCGACTTTCCGCCCATGTTAGCCAGCTCCGCTAAAGTGAACGGCGTGATTCTCCCCATCATTGCCTTCTCCCTGCCACTGGCACAAACGCTGGCCGCATTAGAGGTCCCGCAAGGCTTTGTGTACCTGATTACTAGCCTGACCGATGACCCAACCTTAATTATCTTACTGATGATTGGCATTTTGATTTTGGCCGGATGCGTAATGGAAACGACCCCCAATATCGTGATTCTGGCGCCCATTATGCTGCCACTGGCAAAAGAAATCGGTATGCATGAAGTTCATTTTTGCATCATGATGATCACTGCGCTGGGGGTTGGCTTTATTACGCCGCCACTGGGGCTGAACTTGTTTGTGGTGTCCGGCATTACCGGCACCTCTATCTTGTCGATTGCAAAACATGCCATTCCTTTTGTACTGGCCATGTTAGCGATCGTGTTAATGCTAGCATTTATACCAGCGTTATCTCTGTGGGCGATTACCTGA